In Schistocerca cancellata isolate TAMUIC-IGC-003103 chromosome 7, iqSchCanc2.1, whole genome shotgun sequence, a genomic segment contains:
- the LOC126092128 gene encoding inositol oxygenase-like isoform X5: MASAKVMNRPLIDPSEILRPEPIHAGKPIAQFRDYTIDDTDPIKERVRKLYYDMHKYQTVDFVKKQHAKWLKFDKFRAPIMDTLERLSGMLDQSDPDVDVPNIVHAFQTAERIREDHPDCDWLQLTGLLHDMGKIMAFYDEPQWAVTGDTFPVGCAWADSIVYRNTTFHDNPDTYNPKYNTKYGMYSPNCGLDNVLMAWGHDEYVYRLLKHNGSKLPEMGHKIIRFHSFYPWHSSGDYMHLCNEEDMETLKWVLEFNKYDLYSKSDQMPDIEKLKPYYQSLIDKYVPGVLSW, from the exons ATGGCGTCTGCCAAAGTCATG AACCGTCCTCTGATCGACCCTTCGGAGATCCTGCGGCCGGAACCCATCCACGCGGGGAAACCGATCGCCCAGTTCAGGGACTACACCATCGACGACACGGACCCCATCAAGGAGCGGGTCCGCAAGCTCTACTACGACATGCACAAGTACCAGACCGTCGACTTCGTCAAGA AACAGCATGCGAAGTGGCTGAAGTTCGACAAGTTCCGCGCGCCCATCATGGACACGCTGGAGAGGCTGAGCGGCATGCTGGACCAGAGTGACCCCGACGTCGACGTGCCCAACATCGTGCACGCCTTCCAGACGGCGGAGCGCATTCGCGAGGACCACCCGGACTGCGACTGGCTCCAGCTGACAGGACTGCTTCATGACATGGGCAAG ATAATGGCGTTCTACGACGAGCCGCAGTGGGCCGTTACTGGAGACACTTTCCCCGTTGGCTGCGCTTGGGCGGACTCCATTGTCTACAGAAACACAACTTTCCACGACAATCCGGACACCTACAACCCCAAGTACAA TACAAAGTACGGAATGTACTCTCCCAACTGCGGCCTGGACAACGTGCTGATGGCCTGGGGACACGACGAGTACGTCTACCGCCTGCTGAAGCACAACGGCTCCAAACTGCCGGAGATGGGCCACAAGATCATCCGCTTCCACTCCTTCTACCCGTGGCACTCGTCTGGCGACTACATGCACCTCTGCAACGAGGAAGACATGGAAACCCTGAAATGGGTCCTAGAGTTCAA CAAATACGACCTCTACTCGAAGAGCGACCAGATGCCCGACATTGAGAAGCTGAAGCCGTACTACCAGAGCCTCATCGACAAGTACGTGCCCGGCGTCCTCAGCTGGTAG